The DNA region AGCCGGGGACGTTCCGAAGCGGCAGTCGGCGCGCCGGGGCGGTTCACGGTCGGCTCTGTCATCTCTTCTCCTGATCACGGCAGTTGGACACTCCATCGAATCAACGCCCGAGCACCGCCCCAGGAAACGCCAACTCACCGAAGACCCGGCACGACCACCACGTCCTTCGAGCGGAACTGTGTCCCGCCATGGGCACGTACTCGCTTCCCGACCTGCCGTACGACTACTCCGCGCTCGAGCGGGCGATGTCGGCCGAGATCTTGGAACTGCACCACCCCAAGCACCACGCCGCCCCTTCGCCTTCCACCTGTCCGGGTGATCCTCCCCGGCGGACCGCCTCCGCTCCGCCGAGGCCGGGCCGACACCCCGGCCACAGGCTGAGCCCTCCGTGGCCCGACCGCCGTCGGTGCCGCGGAGGGCTCTGCGCTTCCGTCGCGACTTTCGGTTATCGCGCTGACCGTCACCGGTCTCCTGTTGTAAGGAGGCCGAATCCCCTCGGCCCCGGACGGCGCCCTCTCCGGCGCGCCCGCTACGGGAAAGACCTGCCGATGACCACCTCTCCTCGTCCGTTCTCCCGAGGTTGGCTGCTCGCGTCCTGCGTGCCCACACTGCTCGTTCTCGGGATGGCGGTGTCCGTCCCCTCGGCTCCCTCCGGTTCCCCGCAGGCCACGGCAGCGAGCATGCCGGAGATGCCCGGGATGGCGCACACGGCGGGCGCCGCCCAGGGCCTCGCCCGCGGCCTCGCGGCCGAGCAGGACGGTTACCGGCTGAACATCGCGACCTGCGGCGTGCCCGCCGGGCGGCCGACGGCCTTCCGGTTCACCGTCACCGGCCCTGACGGCGCCCCGGTCACCGACTTCGCCGTCCACCAGACCAGGAAGCTGCACTTCTACGCGATCCGCACCGATCTCACCGGCTTCCAGCACCTGCACCCGGACATGGCCGACGACGGCACCTGGACCGCCGATCTCGCCGCCCTCGCTCCGGGCACCTGGCGGCTGTACGCCGACTTCATCCCGAACACCGGCCCCCACGCCACAGAGCTCGTCCTCAGCCGCACCGTGACGGTGCCGGGCGAGGTCGTCCCGAAACCCCTGCCCGCCCCGACCGACAGCACCACCGTCGATGGCTACACCGTCACCCTGTACGCCCAACCGATGGCCGGCGCACACCAGTTGACCGCCACCGTCAGCCAGGACGGCCGCCCGGTCACCGACCTCCAGCCCTACCTCGACAGCTACGCCCACCTCACCGCCTTCCACGAAGGCGACCAGGCACTGGCCCACCTCCACCCGGCGAACACCGTCAACGGCGACCACGGCGGGCCCACGCTGACCTTCCAGGCCCTGCTCGCCGAGCCGGGCAACTGGCGAGTCTTCCTGCAGTTCCAGACCGCCGGACAACTGCACACCGCCGAGCTCACCCTGCACGTCGACTAGAAGCCGCGCTGCCCGGCTCCCGCGTCACGGGGCCGGGCACTGCGGCGGCTGCGACGTCGACGGGGTTGCGGACGCCGTGGGCGCTGCGGACGGCGTGCCGACCGGGGTCGCTCCCGGCGCGGCGGCGAGCTTGAGGGGTGGGCGCCGGGTGCTCGGGCTCGGTGCCGCCCTGGGGCAGTTCGATCCAGCGGTCGATGCTTCGCGGCGGCGCCGAGGACGGCCACGGCGGCGATGGCCATGACGGTTCCCGGCAACGGGATACCGGTCAGCAGGACGTGACCGCCGACGGACAGCGTCGGCAGCAAGGCGGTGAACACCGCCGCGCGCCGTGCGAAGCGCTATCCCGGGCTCCGCGCGGCCGTGTATGGCACGGCCTTCTGAGGTCCGACCCCGCCCGGCGGGAGGCTCTGTGGGGCCGGTGCGGGAGGAGTCCCGCACCGGCCCCGGACGGTCACGCCGAGGCGGTGGAGCCGTCGGCCTTGCGGCTGCGGCGGCCGAGCACGACGCCCGTCACGGCGCCGAGGACGCCGACGGCGATGCCCGCGATGCCCGCGATGCCGAGCGTGCGGGCGGTGGAGTCGCTGCTGCTCGCCTTCGCCGCCGCCGTGCTCACCGCCGGGGCCGCGGCGGTGTTCGCCGCCGGGGCGCTCGCGGCTGCGCTCGCGGCCGGCGTGGCGTCGCCGCCGGTGGCCGCGGTCAGGTGCAGCACCGGGGCCGGGTGCTCCGGCTCCTTCTGACCGTCCTGGGCCTCCTCGATCCAGCGCACGATGTTGCCGTCGCTGTACGTCTGCAGGGCCTTGAAGACGACCTTGTCGGTGCCGTCGGGCAGCGCGCCGAGGTCGACGGTGAAGTCCTGGCGAAGGGCAGAGCCCGCAGAACGCGGAGGTCGAGCGCGGCGGCGCGCACCGGCACAGGCTCGGCGGCGGGTTCCGGAGTCAGACATGGCCGGACATCATGACACCACCCGCCGCACCGCCGTGCGGGGAGCCGGGGAAGAACCCCGGACATGCACGGAACTTTTCCGGTGTCGCGTCCGACTACCAGTGCCGGGCCGCAACCGTCGGCCCCTGCACCCGGATCTTCCCAGGAGATTTCCATGCGTTCTCGTGTGTTGTGCGGCATGGCCGCCGCCGTCGCCGTCCTCGTGACGGGATGCGGCAGTGGCGGAGGTGCCAAGACCGGCGACGCGGGAGCGGCGGCCACGTCCGCACCCGCTGCCGGGGCGCCGTCGGCCGCGGCGGCGTTCCCGGTCAAGGTCACGGACTGCGCCGGGAAGGAGACGGTGTTCGACTCGGCGCCGAAGAAGATCGTCACCAGCAACGCGTCCGGCCTGGAGATGCTGCTGCGGCTCGGCGCGGGTGACCGGGTGACCGGGACGGGCTTCCCGCCCGGCAAGGGCGCGCTGCCGGCCGACATCGCCGACGCCGGCGCCAAGGTGCCGGTGCTCGGGGACATGGTGATCCCCAAGGAGAAGCTGCTCGGCTCGGGCGCCGACCTGTACGTGGAGACCTTCGCCGCCATGGGCGGCATGGGCGGCGGGATGGGCACCACGCCGACCGACCAGGAGTACCGGGCCGCCGGGATCAAGCGGGTGTTCCTGCACTCCACCGCCTGCGCGGCGATGGCCAAGGCCCCGCAGCAGGAGCTCTCCGGCGTCGAGGGCGACATCAGGAGCCTGGGCCAGGTCACCGGCACCTCGGCCAAGGCGGATGCGCTGGTCGCGGACATGGAGAAGAAGGTCGGGTCGGTGAAGACCGCGCTGGCCGGTGTGGCGGCGGACCAGCGCCCCGGCTACTTCTTCTTCGACTTCGACGCCGGCACCAAGCAGCCGATGGCGGTCTGCAACCGGCAGGTCGGCAACGCCGTGATCACCCTCGCCGGTGCCCGCAACGTGTTCGGCGACTGCGACGGCGACTTCAAGCCCGTCTCGTGGGAGGACGTCGTCGCCAAGAACCCGGACTGGATCCAGCTCGGCGTCCGCAACCGCGGCAGCGAGGCCGAGAACAAGAAGGCGTTCGACGACGCGGAGAAGTTCCTGCGCGAGTTCCCCGCCACCAAGGGCCTCAAGGCCGTCCAGGAGGGGCACTTCGTCCGCATCGGCTCGGAGGTGACCACCATCGCCGGCACCCGCAACGCCGACACCGTCCAGCAGATCGCCCACACCCTCTTCCCGGACCTCGTCAAGGACGCCCAGTAGTGACGGCCGCACCCGCCGCGGCGCCCGTCCGCCGGCCCGCGCGCACCGCGCGGGCCGGCCTCGTCGCGTCCGCTCTCGTCACCACGCTGGTCGTCGCCCTCACGCTGGCGGTCTCGTTCGGTTCCGTGGACATCCCGGTCCGGGAGGTCTGGACCGTGGTGGAGCACCGGATCACCGGGACGGCGCCCGAGGCCGGCACCCGGGATCTGATCGTCTGGCAGCTGCGCGTACCCCGTGCCCTGCTCGCGGCACTCGTCGGCGCCGGGCTGGGCCTGGTCGGCACCGCCGTGCAGGCACTGGTGCGCAATCCGCTGGCCGATCCGTACCTGCTGGGCATCTCCTCCGGCGCGTCGCTGGGCGCCGTCGCCGTCATCGTCCTCGGCGCGGGCACCGGCTTCGCCTTCGGGTTCGGCGTCTCGGCCGCCGCGTTCGCGGGCGCGCTGGCCGCCTTCGCCCTGGTGTGGGCGATCGCCCGGCGCGGCGGCGGCTTCGCCCCGATGCGCCTGGTGCTGGCCGGGGTGGCCGTCGGGCAGTTCCTCTCCGGGTTCACCAGCTTCCTCGTCCTCCAGGCCGGGGACGAGCAGCGGACGCGGGGCGTGCTGTTCTGGCTGATGGGCAGCCTCGGCGCCGCGACCTGGGACCAGCTCGCCGTGCCCGCCGCCGCCGTCGTCCTGGGCTGGCTGGTCCTCCAGGCACGGGGCCGGCACCTCAACGCCCTGCTGATGGGCGACGAGACCGCCGCCGGCCTCGGCGTCGACACCGCCCGGCTGCGCCGCGAGCTGTTCGCCGTCACCAGCCTGCTGACCGGGGTCCTGGTCGCGGTCTCCGGCGCGATCGGCTTCGTCGGCCTGCTGGTGCCGCACGTGTGCCGGCTCGTCGTGGGCGGCGACCACCGCCGGCTGCTGCCGCTGTCCGCCCTGACCGGCGCCGTCCTGCTGGTCGTGGTGGACACCGTCGCCCGCACTGCCCTGGACACGCAGGAGCTGCCGATCGGCGTCGTCACCGCCGTCATCGGCGCACCCGTCCTGCTGTACCTGCTCGACCGACGGCTGGAGCGCGGATGAGGATCGCCATCGAGGAACTGTCCGTCGCCCTCGGTGGGCGCGACGTGCTCTCCGACGTCGGCCTGATCGCCGCCGAGGGCGAGATCGCCGGCCTGGTCGGGCCGAACGGCAGCGGCAAGTCCACCCTGCTGCGCACCGTCTACCGGCACCTGCGTCCGAACGCGGGGCGGGTCCTGCTGGCCTCGCGGGACGTGCGCTCGCTGGCCCCGGCCGAGGCCGCCCGGCACATCGCGGCCCTGCCCCAGGAGCGCGGCTCGGACTTCGAGTTCACCGTCCGCGAGGTCGTGGCGATGGGCCGCACCCCCTACAAGCGGGCCTTCGCCGGGGACGACGAGTGGGACCGGGCCGCCGTCGCCGAGGCACTGGAGCGGGTCGGCCTCGGGGCCCACGCGGACCGCCGGTTCGCGCAGCTGTCCGGCGGGGAACGGCAACGGGTGCTGCTGGCACGGGCGTTCGCCCAGCAGCCGGACGTACTGGTGCTGGACGAGCCGACCAACCACCTCGACGTCCAGCACCAGGTGGAGCTGCTGGCCCTGCTGCGCGAGCAGCGCCGCACCACGCTGATCTCGCTGCACGACCTGAACGCCGCGGCCTCGCTCTGCGACCGGCTGCACGTCCTGCACGAGGGCGTTCTGGTGGCCTCCGGCACGCCACGGGAGGTGCTGACGCCCGAGCTGCTGGCGAAGGTGTTCGGCGTGCGGGCCGCGGTGGTGGAACATCCGCTGACCGGTGATCCGCTGATCGCCTTCGACCACCGGCAGGCCGCCCCGTGACCGCCGGCGGGACCACCGCCGGGGAGCCGACTGCCTCGGTGTAGGACCGCCGGACCGCCCCCTGGTTCCCGATGGGAGCGAGGGGGCGTGGTGTGTCGGCCGGCAGGGCTCAGGACTCCTCGAAGTGGCTCGGCCGACCGTCACGCAGCACCAGGGTGCCCTGCTGCTCGGCGTCGGCCCGGCGCATCAACTGCCAGCTGCCGTCGGCGCGGTGCAGGACGGTGGAGTGCCAGGGGGTGGTCCAGGCGTCGGTGGCGTCGAGCAGGCGGATGCCGAACTTGGCGGCGCCGCGCGGCTGGGGGTGGATGGACAGGCGGACGGTGCGGGGGTGGTGCTCGGCGATGAGGTCGCCCCACGCGCGGCTGCGCTGGATGACCCCGTAGGCGCGCCGGCGGCACTCGCGCTGGAGGGCGGACCTGGTGCCGGTGAAGTCCACGGTGTCCTCGGTGAGGAAGCGGGTGATGCCCCGGTAGAGCGCGAGGGTGTGCTCGTCGCGTCTCACCTCGGCGCGCAGTTCCTCGACGGTGGGCGCGTACTCGTCGTGCACCCGGGCGCGCTTCTCGTCGTACGGCAGGTCGCCGAGCACGTCGCGCAGGTCGAAGACGGACAGGCGGGTCAGGCCCTCGCGGCGGATCAGGGCGGCGAGTTCGTCGGAGTAGGCGTCGATGTGCGGGTCCGGCACCCGGATCAGGTCGCCGAAGACGTGCCCGTCGGAGCAGATCTCCATCCGGGCGCCCGGCTCGTACACCTCGCCGACCGCCCGGCAGAGGTCCTCGAGGAAGGTGAGGGAGAGGCGTTCGCCCTCGTCGGGGAGGTGTCCGAGGACCTTGGCGGGGCTGGGCGACTTGCAGGGGAAGCCCGGCAGGGTGAAGACGATCCGGTCTCCCGCCTCGACGAACTCGGCCAGCTGCCGCAGCTGTTCGGGGAAGTCGTCGACGTCGGCCGGGACCGCGGTGTCGGTGGCACGGCGGTGGGGCAGCAGCAGTTCCAGGACGGCGGCGCAGGTCTGTCGGACGGGTCTGGAACTGCCCGTGACGGATTCGGTGGGCATGCGTCTCCTCCGTGAGGGCATGGCGGGACGGCGGCCCGGCGCCGCTCGTCCCGACGGGAGGCGGGTGCCGGGCCGCCCTGGTCGGGCGGGGTGGGTCGACCGGCGGTGGCCGGGTCGGTCAGGTGCGCTTGTCGTAGGCGACCGGGAGCCGGTTGACGCCGCGGGCGAGCACGGCCGGGATCCAGGTGAGGTCGTCGAGGGAGCCGGCGGGCCGCAGGCCGGGCAGGCGGGCCAGCAGGGTGGCGAGGGCGATCTGGAGCTCGGCGCGGGCGAGGGCGGCCCCTGGGCAGAAGTGGATGCCGTGCCCGAAGGCCAGGTGGGAGTTCGGGCTGCGTTCCAGGTCGAGCGTGTCGGCGTTCGGGAACTGCTTGCCGTCGCGGTTGGCCGCGCACAGCGAGACGATGACGGAGTCGCCGGCCGGGATGCGGGTGCCGTGCAGGTCGCTGTCCTCGGCGAAGAACCGCCAGGTGGTGAGCTCGAACGCGCTGTCGTAGCGCAGGAGTTCCTCGATCGCCCGGGGCATCAGGGCGGGGTCGTCGCGCAGCCGCTCCAGCTGGTCGGGGTGGCGGAGCAGGGTGATCAGCATGGTGGTGATCTGGTTGGTGACGGGCTCCTGGCCGGCGACCAGGAGCTGGAAGATCATCGAGTCGAGTTCCTCCTGGGTCAGCTCCCTGCGGTCCTTGGCGACGACCAGGCGGGAGAGGAGATCGTCGTCCCAGTGCCCGCGCTTGTGGGCGACGACCTCGGCGATGTACGTCTGCAGGCCGAACAACCGGGCCTCGTAGGCGGGCCGGCCCGGGTCCTGCGGGCCGACCGGCTGGACGACCTTGCCCCAGTCCCGGTCGAAACGGGCGGCCAGCTCGGCCGGGAGGCCGATGACCTCCGCCAGGACCCGGAACGGGTAGTGCGCGGCGAAGCCCTGCACCAGGTCGGCGCCGCCCTCGGCGGGCAGCTCGTCCACGAGGGCGTCGGCGAGCTCCTGGAAGCGCGGGCGCAGCGACTCCACCCGGCGCGGGGCGAAGGCGTCCAGGACGAGGCGGCGCATCCGGGTGTGCTCCGGCGGGTCCTGGTGCAGCAGGTGCGCCTGGAGCTGGGAGTGCTGGGGCTCGGGCATGATCGAGGCCAGGGCGCGCCAGTCGTCGTTGCCGAGCTCGTGGTTCTTGCCGAGGCGGGGGTCGTTGAGCGCCTGGTGGGCGGCGTCGTAGCCGGTGACCAGCCAGGCGGCGATGCCGGAGGGGAAGCGGACCTTGTGGACGGGCCCGGCGTCGCGCATGCGGCGGTAGAGGTCGTACGGGTCGGTCTTGTAGGCGGAGCCGTAGAGCGGGATCGGCTCACCGGCGGCGGCGCCGGTGACGGGGCAGCGGCCCTCGGTGTGGTCAGGGGTGGTCATGCCGGTTCCTCTGGGTGGCGGGTGGGATGGTCACAGGGCCAGGGCGGGGCGGTGGTGGTCGAGCCACAGCGCGAGGTCGACGACGCGTTCCAGGCGGAGCCGGTGGCCCCACTGGAGTTGCTCGGCGGGGGTGTCGAGGGCGGCCTCGATGACCGTCTCGTCGGCGATGTCCCGTACGTGCGGCGCGTCCAACGCCTCGCGGGCCA from Kitasatospora cathayae includes:
- a CDS encoding cytochrome P450 family protein → MTTPDHTEGRCPVTGAAAGEPIPLYGSAYKTDPYDLYRRMRDAGPVHKVRFPSGIAAWLVTGYDAAHQALNDPRLGKNHELGNDDWRALASIMPEPQHSQLQAHLLHQDPPEHTRMRRLVLDAFAPRRVESLRPRFQELADALVDELPAEGGADLVQGFAAHYPFRVLAEVIGLPAELAARFDRDWGKVVQPVGPQDPGRPAYEARLFGLQTYIAEVVAHKRGHWDDDLLSRLVVAKDRRELTQEELDSMIFQLLVAGQEPVTNQITTMLITLLRHPDQLERLRDDPALMPRAIEELLRYDSAFELTTWRFFAEDSDLHGTRIPAGDSVIVSLCAANRDGKQFPNADTLDLERSPNSHLAFGHGIHFCPGAALARAELQIALATLLARLPGLRPAGSLDDLTWIPAVLARGVNRLPVAYDKRT
- a CDS encoding DUF1775 domain-containing protein — encoded protein: MSDSGTRRRACAGARRRARPPRSAGSALRQDFTVDLGALPDGTDKVVFKALQTYSDGNIVRWIEEAQDGQKEPEHPAPVLHLTAATGGDATPAASAAASAPAANTAAAPAVSTAAAKASSSDSTARTLGIAGIAGIAVGVLGAVTGVVLGRRSRKADGSTASA
- a CDS encoding FecCD family ABC transporter permease translates to MTAAPAAAPVRRPARTARAGLVASALVTTLVVALTLAVSFGSVDIPVREVWTVVEHRITGTAPEAGTRDLIVWQLRVPRALLAALVGAGLGLVGTAVQALVRNPLADPYLLGISSGASLGAVAVIVLGAGTGFAFGFGVSAAAFAGALAAFALVWAIARRGGGFAPMRLVLAGVAVGQFLSGFTSFLVLQAGDEQRTRGVLFWLMGSLGAATWDQLAVPAAAVVLGWLVLQARGRHLNALLMGDETAAGLGVDTARLRRELFAVTSLLTGVLVAVSGAIGFVGLLVPHVCRLVVGGDHRRLLPLSALTGAVLLVVVDTVARTALDTQELPIGVVTAVIGAPVLLYLLDRRLERG
- a CDS encoding ABC transporter substrate-binding protein, which produces MRSRVLCGMAAAVAVLVTGCGSGGGAKTGDAGAAATSAPAAGAPSAAAAFPVKVTDCAGKETVFDSAPKKIVTSNASGLEMLLRLGAGDRVTGTGFPPGKGALPADIADAGAKVPVLGDMVIPKEKLLGSGADLYVETFAAMGGMGGGMGTTPTDQEYRAAGIKRVFLHSTACAAMAKAPQQELSGVEGDIRSLGQVTGTSAKADALVADMEKKVGSVKTALAGVAADQRPGYFFFDFDAGTKQPMAVCNRQVGNAVITLAGARNVFGDCDGDFKPVSWEDVVAKNPDWIQLGVRNRGSEAENKKAFDDAEKFLREFPATKGLKAVQEGHFVRIGSEVTTIAGTRNADTVQQIAHTLFPDLVKDAQ
- a CDS encoding isocyanide synthase family protein; translated protein: MPTESVTGSSRPVRQTCAAVLELLLPHRRATDTAVPADVDDFPEQLRQLAEFVEAGDRIVFTLPGFPCKSPSPAKVLGHLPDEGERLSLTFLEDLCRAVGEVYEPGARMEICSDGHVFGDLIRVPDPHIDAYSDELAALIRREGLTRLSVFDLRDVLGDLPYDEKRARVHDEYAPTVEELRAEVRRDEHTLALYRGITRFLTEDTVDFTGTRSALQRECRRRAYGVIQRSRAWGDLIAEHHPRTVRLSIHPQPRGAAKFGIRLLDATDAWTTPWHSTVLHRADGSWQLMRRADAEQQGTLVLRDGRPSHFEES
- a CDS encoding ABC transporter ATP-binding protein, producing MRIAIEELSVALGGRDVLSDVGLIAAEGEIAGLVGPNGSGKSTLLRTVYRHLRPNAGRVLLASRDVRSLAPAEAARHIAALPQERGSDFEFTVREVVAMGRTPYKRAFAGDDEWDRAAVAEALERVGLGAHADRRFAQLSGGERQRVLLARAFAQQPDVLVLDEPTNHLDVQHQVELLALLREQRRTTLISLHDLNAAASLCDRLHVLHEGVLVASGTPREVLTPELLAKVFGVRAAVVEHPLTGDPLIAFDHRQAAP